The Oceanispirochaeta sp. M1 DNA window TGTAAACAGTATCTATCCTCTGGGATATTTGCTCCATGCCGCTGGATGTCTCTCCTGAAATCTGAACCATTCCATCTTTGGACTGTATGGTCTTCTTCACCGAGCTATCAAGATTCTTCAAGAGATCCGAATTATTCCGGTATACCTTAAAGAGTTGGTTATTCAGTGCTCCCAGTTCATCCCTTGAAAGACAGAACTCTTCTGATTCTGAAAAGTCACCCTCTGCCAATCCTCTGGCAAAGTTTTCACAATAGCCTATCCGGGAATTGATTCCCCTCATCAGAAGATAAATATTCAGAACACTCATGATAATACCCATAAGTTCCAGGGGCAGAAGTGTGCCTCCCAGAGTGGATTGAACCTCTTCCAGAAAGACCGCCTGGGCCAGACTGTACTTGATTCCCAACTGGAGAATTATCAGGATGGAAATCATCAGCAGAAATACAACAAGATTAGTTCTAAGAGTCAGCTTCATAGACATGATCTCTTTGTTGAAAGGAATATCCTTTGTCATCTCCTCATATTTTTGAATAAACAGAATGTAAAAAGGGATGCCCAAAAACATGGTACAGGCAAAACCAAGAAGGGAAATATCCCCCCGAACATTGAAGGGAACTTTTGACATCAGAAGAAATATAAACTGAGGGAGAAGAAAACTCTGAAAAAAAGCTAAATAAAGAAGGAATTTGGGGAAGGTGACAACTTTTTTTGTGACCTTACCTAATTGAGCTTCCTGATACTCGCGATCACCTGAACGCCATTTCATCAGATGTAAGGAATTCCTTTTCCACAGTATTAGAAAGAGAACTTGAAGAATGACAAGCCAAAACCAGGTCAGGGGAGAGCTGTAGAGCTCTTTTCTTCTGGCCATGTTCAATATACCAAGGTAATTGATAAGATACCCCAGTAAAAGCTGTGGAAGAATGAAAACACTCCACCCAAGGAGAAACCCTGACTTTTTCAACATCATATATACATCTCCAGTTTGTTATTATATCTAAATGTATACTACAGTTGACTCATAAATAAAAATCTAAATTGTAATAAATTGAATTATTGAATAGAGTTGACTAAAATATAAGATAGTCCTTCATCCATCTGATCAAATTAAAAAATAGGAGCTTTTATGATATCCTTTATTTCCAAAATCCTGGTTGCGTTAAACAGTAACAGCCGGCCCGGTGAGCTCAGCTCCGGAATTGCTTTCGGTTTCTGTCTGGCCCTTATTCCCAAGGGGAATCTTCTCTGGGTTGTGATTTTCTGTATTGCCTTCCTGCTGAAACATAATCTGGCCGCCATGCTCCTGAGCCTGCTTCTTTTTCCCCCATTGGCAGCTCTGCTGGATCCGATTCTGAACAGCACAGGTCAGTTCGTTCTGACCCTGCCGGCACTGCAGGATATTTTCACTTCGTTATATAATATGCCCATCCTGCCCTGGCTTAAATTCAATAACACAATCGTCATGGGCGCTTTTATCTGGAGCCTGATTTTGTGGCTGCCCTTGTTTTTCATTTTCAGATTACTGGTCATTCTATATCGAAATAAAGTGGCTTCCCGTTTGGCGGAATCAAAATTTATTAAAAGCCTTAAGAAGATTCCTCTGGTATCAAAATTATCCTCAGCCTATCGAAAGCTGAGCTTTCTGAAGTAAGGGGGATAAAATGGGAAAAGAGAAGAAGAATACAAAGAAGACAAATAAAGTCCCCAAGATATTCAGGAAAAAGATCAAAATCAAAAAATGGGAAAAGAAGATTTTAAAAAGTATCCATATCCCTTCAGACCGGAAGTGGATAGTGGAGCACTTTGAACTTATTGAAGACAGAATGGTTCTTAAAAAAGATCTGCCCAAAGATGATTTAAAGAAACTGAAGGTCCTTGGTAAATCTATTAAGAAAAACAAGGGAGCTGTAACTAAATGGAAGGCAATGATACTTCTATTTCTGGCAGCAGTTACCCTTATATTTAACTCCTTTTTCAAGAATGTACTTATTAAGAAGGGAATTGAAGTCGGAATAGAATCACTGTTCCAGGCATCCGGCAACGTTCAGAATCCTGATCTATCCCTGAACAAGGGAAGCTTTACACTGGATGCTCTCAGTGTCCAGAATAAGGATAAACCGGGGAGAAATTTATTTGAACTCGGAAATACAGCACTTCGCATCAACATGCCTGAGCTCAGCAGAAACCGCTACCATATAGAAGAGATAAGCTTCGAGGGAGTCCAGTTTAATTCCTCAAGTGATCTTGCACTTCAACCGGAGAGCAGTGCCGGTGACAGTAAAGAAGGCTCGTCTCTTATGGATATTCCGGATCTGGAACAAAGCAAAGAACAGATTCTAGCTCTGATAGAGGAACAGAAGGCTAATCTTAAAACTCTTCAGTACATTGATACAGCCAATAAAGAGCTGGATGAATTCACTGAACGCTGGACAGATACCTTCAACGGAACAAAAGGAAAAGTAGAAGACTCTGTAACAGAAATCACGGCTCTCGGAAAAAAAGGGATTCCCCCGATCACATCGATTAATGACGCCAGGGATGTTTTAGATGAATACCAGGGATATTATAAGGGCCTTGAAGATCAGAAAAAGGAATTGGAAGGTCTCAACAGACAGTTCAATGAAGAAAAGGACCATATCCTATCCTTAAAGGATGAAATAGAAGCACTGATTCAAGGTGATATTGATTATCTGAAGGACCTTCTGCAACTTCCTGACAGAGATGAAGTCAGAGATTTTATCTCTGATAAAATAAAAGAGATGCTGATTGAGCGTTTCCAGGACTACTACGATAAAGCCATGCTGGTAATGCCCTACTATGAAAAATGGAAAAACTCTCAGGATGGCAAAGTTGAAGAAAAGAAAGAGACAAAACGACTAGCTGGACGATACATTCCATTTCCCACAGCAGATCAGCCACGCTTTCTGATTAAGAATATCAAGCTGAACGGTGGTGATGGTTTCAGCGGTCTCTTTCATGCCAATGTGAGTGGTATAAGCTCAGAACCCGATAAACTTGATGATCCGATTCTGTTGACAGCTGACTGGGGTGATGGGAAGACCAGTATTGATCTTGAAGGATTTCTTGACCTGAAAGAAGGTGCTCCCCAGCTATTTAATGTGAATTTTAATTCTCCTGCCAACCCTGCAGTGTTCAAGAATGGAATTCCTGCCCTTGGGATTGATTCAGCCAGAGCTAAAATGACTTACCATGGAAATGGTATACCTCATCCCGATAAAGAGGGTGTCCTGGTCAGTCTGGATATGGACTTCAGGGATCTGGAGATTTCTCTTCCTGATAATGATGATATAGGGACCCGTTTAATTAAAGAAACCGTACAGGAAATTAAAGAGTTTCTGGTAAGTGCCGAAATCCATATTGATAACAACGGTATTCAGAATATCCGGGTAAACAGTGATGTGGATAAAATCATTAAAGAGAAACTTGGAGATCTGCTTAAACGTCTGCCCGCAGAGGGTGCTGAAGAACTGGAGTCTTACCTGAGAGAACTGGTGAGCAAAGAGCTCCTGGACTCCAATGGACTGACTGAAAAACTGGATGCCCTTGGTCTGGAATCTCTGTCACAGATAAGAAGTATTGAAGATCTGGAGGCTCAGGTAAAAGAGTATGAGAATAAGATAAGGAATCAGGGAGATGCCCTGTTGAAGGATGTGGAGGATAAGGCCAGGGCTGAGGCTGAGAAGCTAAAAGCCGAAGCGGATGCAGCCAAAAAAGCTGCCGAAGAAAAGGCTGCTGCAGCGGCCGCTAAAGCGAAGGCCGAGGCTGATGCTGCTAAAAAGGCTGCCGAAGAAAAAGCTAAACAGGAAGCCGAGAAGGCCGCCGGGAACTTGAAACTCCCGGGATTCTAATCATTCCCTCTAATAAATCAGAGAACTTTTTGAAGAATCCCTGCTGAAAACGGCAGGGATTCTTTTTTTACCCAGCGGGACTGCGCAGAACACAAGAGCAGGGATTCATCTTTATTATAGAAGTCATGCCGAAAACAGCCGTCTCCCAGATCCTCTGTCCGGATATCCACAGTTCCTCCGGATCTCATCTCTCTCCTGTAGAGGGCTGAAAAATCTGCGATCTGACAATCTCTATATATTTCCTCGGGAATTGATTCGGATAGCCACTCAAGATAGCGGATATTATGTACATGGGCACTGCTGTCCAGATCACGCCGCCGGACAGAAAACAGATCTGACTTAAACTCACATAGAGAGCTATAACTGTTCTTTTTATGAAAATCACTGTGTAGAGCCTCCCCACAGGAGCCCCATCCTATATGAAACTCTTCGGGGATGGCTTTAAGATGCCGCTCCTTTAAATCCATATAAACCCAGAGAGTGGACATCTCACCCAGTATCTGTCCCTCCTCATCTTTTATTCGAAATTCTCTATAACCCCGATAACGGTCCAGCGAAGAGATCCAGCTGATTATTTCAATCTTCTCACCATAGCCGGGGTAACGGTGCATTCTAGATGCTCCGCTCTTCAGAACCCAGGCCTCCTGCCTGCTCAGGAGTGTGAATACATCCATACCGATCAGGCGGCAGTGCTGTTCGGCGCTTTCTTCAAGCTCTTCCCAAAGTAGAGCCGGTGAGATTCTACCATCCTGAAATACGGATTTATAACCGATCAGAATAGTTCTTCTAAATATGGATTGTTCTCTGCAAGAAAGCTGCTGTGTCACTGTGAATCCCCCTGACGAGGTTCAGTATAAATAGAGTTTTGTCAGAAAACTATTAAAATGAAAGAGGATTCTTAATTATGATTAACTAGTGTGTAATGACTATACTTCGGCCCTGAGAGAATTAAGCATCTCTACACGGGATCTTTGACCGGTCTTTTTATAAATGCTGGCAACATGATTACTCACCGTATTTGCCGAAATAAACAGCTCCCGGCCTATCTCTTTATAGGTCAGCCCCTTCTCAAGAAAGAGTATGATCTCTATTTCTCTCGAAGTAATACCCTTTTCTTCAAAAAAGGATTGAGGTTTCTCACTTAAAGGCAGAGGAATGGCGTCAGAAATCAGAATTCGATTCATCAGAAACTGAATAAGAACCAGGGCCACCCAGAGAAAATAGAAAACCTGCAATGGAAACAGCAACAGTTCATAATCCATTTCCGGAAAGAAGAGTGCCTGGGTCATCCTGACAACGAGGAGAAGAGGAAGGAATATAAATGTTCCGGAAAAAAGCAGAGTGACCGTCAGTCTGCCCCGTTTGTCTCTGATAAGAGGAAGAGAACGCAGAGCATCTATCAGCACAAATATAAAGGCCATAAAGAATATCACTCCCAGAGGAAGATTCCATGTGGGAGAGAACCCTTTGACCATTGCCATAATACCGGCGATAAAATAGGTAGATGAAGCAAAGAGTATCCAGAATAATCGTCCCCTGGACCAGGGCCTGCGGAGCATATAGTTGATTGTAGCCGGAAGATAGTAGATCAGCAGAGAGTAACCGATAACATAGAGAACCTGAAAAAACTGCCTGAGGGGATTGTCCTCTACTCCGGCAATCTCTGCAAAATAGAACCTGATACCTGAGCTGAGTAAAAGAAAAAGGATAAATCCCAGAAAAAGGCAACCCTTGAATTTCCACAGGGCATTTTCCTTTTGATAAAAAAGAACTCCAAGAAGGAACGCTCCCGACATGACAGCATAAGAGATAATGAAAAAAAGAAAAAATAAATGCGGCAAGTTCCGCCCCTTATATTTTACTGAGATCCTTCGGAAGGGTTACCCTTAATACGGTACCTTCTCCCGCTTTACTTTGAAAAGAGAGATCTCCTTTCAGTTTTTCTTCTACAAGGGAACGTACGATATACAGACCTGAACCTGTCCCTTTTTGGTAATAAAATATATATCAGAAATAGGCTCCTGTATATCAAAAGGTATACCTTTTCCTTTATCTATGACTGAAAGAGGAAAATCCTCAAGACCATGAAGCACACCAATACAAAAATATTAGTCAGGATGGGCATTCAGTATTTCCTTCATCTTTTCAAAGTTTGCTATGAAAAGATCTACTAATGAAGGATCAAAATCGATCCCTTTCTTATCCTCTAGTAATTTAAGGGCATCCTCTTCTGTCCAGGCATCCTTATAGACTCTCAGATGTGTCAGAGCATCGAACACATCAACAACTGCAAGAATCCTTGCAGAAAGTGGAATACTTTCAGCCTTCAGCCCTTCAGGATATCCATTACCATCCCAGCCCTCATGATGAGAGAGGGCAATTTCGGCAGCATCCGGGAAGAATTCATCTTCATTGGAACTGAGCATTCTATAGCCTATCTGCACATGTGACTTCATTATCTCCATCTCTTCATCATTGAGCTTTCCAGGTTTTTTTAGAATCTCATCAGGGATACCGATCTTTCCGATATCGTGCAGGATAGAGGCCATTTTCAGATGTTCGGCCTCGTCTTCACTGAAGCCGTATTCGACTGCCATGAGATGAACCATCTCCGAAACTCTCTGTATGTGATTTCCGGTTTCAGAGAAATGCTGCTCAATAACCTCGGAGAGGAAAAAAAGCATCTTCTTCTGGGAACGGGAACGGCTTGAAGTGAGAAACCAGTAGTCCAGTGCCAAAGATGAATTAAGCAGAAATGCAGATAGAATATCGGAATCCGTATCATCAGGTGTTGTTTCAGTTTTAACAATCAGATAAATTTCCTCGGCTTGCCTGGTAGCAAGGGTGCAGAAAAGATAAGGCTCTCTGTATCTGAATGTTTTGACTTCCTGACAGAATTCATAAAGCGATTTTATAAGTGAATCCTCCCGGGACCCAAGATTCTGCCCAAGATTCTGCCCAAGATACCGACTGAAAGATCCGGAAGCCTGAAGTATTTTACATTCATGTTCAGATTTTTGAATCAGAAGAGAATCAGGATTTTCTTGACGTAGGGAATCTCCAAAAGCTATCTGCAGAAACTGTCTATTAATCAGAGAGATGAAATCCCTGGATGACTCCTGTATCCACATCTCCCTACCTCCTCGCAGAATAGTTTCAAATCCGTTTTTATTCCTGTTGAGAATATGAATATCCCGATAACCTCTGATGGCAACGGTCAATGATGTAATAAGCTTTATGTCTGTAAGCTCGGTTTTTTCCTTATAGTCATTTACTTCATAGCGCTGAATGATATCCCTCTCCGGAGCCAGTCCGGGCTGTCCGGTACGCAGAATAAGCCTGATCTCACTATTTTTAAGTTCTTCCCTGACCCACTGAATCAGCTGAAGTCCACTGTTATCCTCTTCCATTACGATATCAACAAAAGCTACTGCAATATCCCTGTTTTTTGAGAGGACTTCTTTGGCTTCTTCAGCGGAATAAGCCGACAGGAAACGAAGCTTTTTCTCATCAAATTTGAAGTCCCGAAGAACAAGCTCCGTAACAGAGTGCATTATGGACTCATCATCTATAATCAGGATCTTCCAGAATTCTGCCCCCGGACTCTCCCGGGGAGCTGATGTTTTTGAGAATTGCATTGTAGAAGAACCTTTGTCTGTCATCTGCTAAATTATACTCTACTCCTCTTTTAATTTCAGAGGAAATTTTATATGGAGGCAGACTCCTTCTGTTTCATTCATAAGAACAATCTGTCCCGCAAAATGGATTTTAATAAGATTATATACAAGGAAAAGTCCCATCCCCCTGGATTTGCCCGTAGAAGAACTGCCTTCAAATGGTTCAAAAATCTTCCCTTTCAGATCATTACTGATACCCTGTCCGTTGTCCCTGTAGATAAGAAGTGCCTCTTTTTCGGAATAAGCAGCCTTCAGGCATACTTTCTTCAACCCGGAGTCTATATCGGTACTATAGGACTCAGAATGAAAGGCATGCTCTACAGCATTACTGAAGAGGCAGTCAATGATTTCCTGAAGAGAACTGATTGAACCCATCAGCCGGGACTCTGTTACGCCGAGATCCAACTCACATTGAATTCCCTCTTTATCAAACACAGAAATCCACTGGGAATGAATATACTCATCAAGAATATTGCTTAGGTTGAATAAAACTGGTGTCGGCAGGGCACGGCCGCTGGAGGCGGCAGAAAGCTGCTGAACAATCTGGGCAGCCTTATTTGTTCCATCCAGAGCAAGATTACAAGTCTCAACCCATGACGCGTCTCCGCCTCCCTCCTCTAGAGAACTCTTTAAAAAAGAGAGCGCCGTAGTTGTAGAACCAAGGGGGGTATTCAGATTATGCGCCAGTCTGGCTGTCAGACTCACTATGGAGGACATTTTTTCACTGCTGGATAAAAAGTCCCTCATCTTCTTCT harbors:
- a CDS encoding methyl-accepting chemotaxis protein; the encoded protein is MMLKKSGFLLGWSVFILPQLLLGYLINYLGILNMARRKELYSSPLTWFWLVILQVLFLILWKRNSLHLMKWRSGDREYQEAQLGKVTKKVVTFPKFLLYLAFFQSFLLPQFIFLLMSKVPFNVRGDISLLGFACTMFLGIPFYILFIQKYEEMTKDIPFNKEIMSMKLTLRTNLVVFLLMISILIILQLGIKYSLAQAVFLEEVQSTLGGTLLPLELMGIIMSVLNIYLLMRGINSRIGYCENFARGLAEGDFSESEEFCLSRDELGALNNQLFKVYRNNSDLLKNLDSSVKKTIQSKDGMVQISGETSSGMEQISQRIDTVYTHMDELNKNIQATTSSTASLMEHIQGLNNDVEKQNEIVESSSGAVTEITASIDSISSVAEAKISSAEQLVDVSREGEGKLNLTVDSISKMNDSVEKIRGILSLIQNIASQTNLLAMNAAIEAAHAGDAGKGFAVVADEIRKLAESSSSSSREINENINTIIATIQETSAAGNDAIESFHQITAGIDDMIDSYREIGNGLSELKEGSALILDSVSSLKENSSRVRSSTSNMADLTKGVDTAMQSIEAVSSDTSRAAEEMRTGAESVHKVSRRMMDQSNSLEEASSDIVRGLAKFKF
- a CDS encoding TIGR03546 family protein, which translates into the protein MISFISKILVALNSNSRPGELSSGIAFGFCLALIPKGNLLWVVIFCIAFLLKHNLAAMLLSLLLFPPLAALLDPILNSTGQFVLTLPALQDIFTSLYNMPILPWLKFNNTIVMGAFIWSLILWLPLFFIFRLLVILYRNKVASRLAESKFIKSLKKIPLVSKLSSAYRKLSFLK
- a CDS encoding acyl-[acyl-carrier-protein] thioesterase gives rise to the protein MTQQLSCREQSIFRRTILIGYKSVFQDGRISPALLWEELEESAEQHCRLIGMDVFTLLSRQEAWVLKSGASRMHRYPGYGEKIEIISWISSLDRYRGYREFRIKDEEGQILGEMSTLWVYMDLKERHLKAIPEEFHIGWGSCGEALHSDFHKKNSYSSLCEFKSDLFSVRRRDLDSSAHVHNIRYLEWLSESIPEEIYRDCQIADFSALYRREMRSGGTVDIRTEDLGDGCFRHDFYNKDESLLLCSAQSRWVKKESLPFSAGILQKVL
- a CDS encoding LuxR C-terminal-related transcriptional regulator; the encoded protein is MPHLFFLFFIISYAVMSGAFLLGVLFYQKENALWKFKGCLFLGFILFLLLSSGIRFYFAEIAGVEDNPLRQFFQVLYVIGYSLLIYYLPATINYMLRRPWSRGRLFWILFASSTYFIAGIMAMVKGFSPTWNLPLGVIFFMAFIFVLIDALRSLPLIRDKRGRLTVTLLFSGTFIFLPLLLVVRMTQALFFPEMDYELLLFPLQVFYFLWVALVLIQFLMNRILISDAIPLPLSEKPQSFFEEKGITSREIEIILFLEKGLTYKEIGRELFISANTVSNHVASIYKKTGQRSRVEMLNSLRAEV
- a CDS encoding ATP-binding protein; translation: MFYYQKGTGSGLYIVRSLVEEKLKGDLSFQSKAGEGTVLRVTLPKDLSKI
- a CDS encoding response regulator: MTDKGSSTMQFSKTSAPRESPGAEFWKILIIDDESIMHSVTELVLRDFKFDEKKLRFLSAYSAEEAKEVLSKNRDIAVAFVDIVMEEDNSGLQLIQWVREELKNSEIRLILRTGQPGLAPERDIIQRYEVNDYKEKTELTDIKLITSLTVAIRGYRDIHILNRNKNGFETILRGGREMWIQESSRDFISLINRQFLQIAFGDSLRQENPDSLLIQKSEHECKILQASGSFSRYLGQNLGQNLGSREDSLIKSLYEFCQEVKTFRYREPYLFCTLATRQAEEIYLIVKTETTPDDTDSDILSAFLLNSSLALDYWFLTSSRSRSQKKMLFFLSEVIEQHFSETGNHIQRVSEMVHLMAVEYGFSEDEAEHLKMASILHDIGKIGIPDEILKKPGKLNDEEMEIMKSHVQIGYRMLSSNEDEFFPDAAEIALSHHEGWDGNGYPEGLKAESIPLSARILAVVDVFDALTHLRVYKDAWTEEDALKLLEDKKGIDFDPSLVDLFIANFEKMKEILNAHPD